One genomic window of Rhizomicrobium sp. includes the following:
- a CDS encoding alpha/beta hydrolase: MTIVLVHGNPETDAIWNDLLPHLRDDTIVRLSPPGYGSPIPPGFDCSVDAYRDWLAGELKNFAQPVDLVGHDWGGGHVMRIAMDYPNLIRSWTSDVLGVFDGDYVWHDQAQIWQTPKAGELAVRQMLGAPSDMLAQRYESFGMTPPIARKMAAGTNRDMGRAMLALYRSAAQPVMRDLGNGLPRANGKPGLALIATEDTYGGGEELARRSAERAGAKIAVLKGAGHWWMCQQPKQGADAINAFLENLN, translated from the coding sequence ATGACCATTGTCCTTGTCCATGGAAATCCCGAAACGGACGCGATTTGGAACGATCTCTTACCGCATCTGCGCGATGATACCATTGTTCGTCTGTCTCCACCCGGATACGGCTCGCCCATTCCTCCGGGCTTTGACTGTTCAGTCGACGCCTATCGCGACTGGTTGGCAGGCGAGCTGAAGAATTTCGCGCAACCGGTAGATCTCGTGGGGCACGACTGGGGCGGTGGACATGTCATGCGCATCGCAATGGATTATCCAAATCTAATACGGTCTTGGACGAGCGATGTGCTGGGTGTCTTCGACGGGGACTATGTCTGGCACGATCAGGCGCAAATCTGGCAGACGCCGAAGGCCGGAGAACTAGCGGTTCGGCAGATGCTGGGCGCGCCGTCCGATATGCTGGCCCAACGATACGAAAGCTTCGGTATGACCCCGCCGATTGCTCGGAAAATGGCGGCTGGTACTAACCGCGACATGGGAAGAGCAATGCTCGCATTATATCGATCGGCGGCTCAGCCGGTGATGCGCGATCTTGGTAACGGTTTGCCAAGGGCGAACGGCAAACCCGGATTGGCGCTGATCGCGACCGAAGATACCTACGGCGGCGGGGAGGAACTCGCGCGCCGTTCTGCCGAGCGCGCCGGTGCGAAGATAGCCGTCTTGAAAGGGGCGGGACATTGGTGGATGTGCCAACAGCCAAAACAAGGTGCCGACGCGATTAATGCGTTCCTGGAAAACCTGAATTAG
- a CDS encoding IS5 family transposase, with translation MRGSDERSGALFSYVDLEARVRKDHPLRVIRELANAALSDLSKEFSKLYTDFGRPGIAPEKLLRAMLLQAFYGVRSERQLMERMEFDLLFRWFVGLGVDDAVWDHSTVSKNRDRLLEGKIAAKFLNAILAQPPVKRLLSSEHFSVDGTLIEAWASIKSFRRKDGSDRDGDGPGRNAERNFHKEKRSNETHESTTDPDARLYKKGDGQPAKLCYMGHALMENRHGLAVGGGASQATGTAERDEALMLVGRRRGRRRRRITLGADKAYDVEVFVQALKDRSVTPHIAIDGHLSKTGKPRKTAIDGRTLRHAGYAISQRCRKRIEEVFGWIKGAAGLAKVKVRGLARVNATFVMALSAYNLVRLPKLLAVQS, from the coding sequence ATGCGAGGGAGCGACGAACGGTCTGGGGCGCTTTTCAGCTACGTTGATTTGGAAGCACGGGTCCGTAAGGACCATCCTCTACGGGTGATCCGGGAGCTCGCGAACGCGGCGCTGAGCGATCTGTCGAAGGAGTTCTCCAAGCTCTACACGGACTTCGGCCGGCCCGGGATCGCGCCGGAGAAGCTGTTGCGGGCGATGCTGCTGCAGGCGTTCTACGGGGTGCGTTCGGAGCGGCAATTGATGGAGCGGATGGAGTTCGACCTTCTGTTCCGCTGGTTCGTGGGGCTCGGCGTGGACGATGCGGTGTGGGACCACTCGACCGTCTCGAAGAACCGCGACCGGCTTCTTGAGGGCAAGATCGCGGCGAAGTTCCTGAACGCGATCTTGGCCCAGCCGCCGGTGAAGCGCCTGTTGTCGAGCGAGCACTTCTCGGTGGACGGGACGCTGATCGAAGCGTGGGCATCGATCAAGAGCTTCCGCAGGAAGGACGGCAGCGACCGGGACGGCGATGGTCCCGGACGCAATGCCGAGCGCAACTTCCACAAGGAGAAGCGCTCCAACGAGACCCACGAAAGCACGACCGATCCCGATGCCCGGCTGTACAAGAAGGGCGACGGCCAGCCGGCCAAGCTCTGCTACATGGGTCATGCGCTGATGGAGAACCGCCATGGCCTGGCGGTTGGGGGCGGGGCGAGCCAGGCCACCGGCACGGCCGAACGCGACGAGGCGCTGATGCTGGTCGGTCGCCGTCGCGGGCGACGAAGACGGCGGATCACGCTGGGCGCGGACAAAGCCTATGACGTCGAAGTCTTTGTCCAGGCGCTGAAGGACCGTTCCGTCACGCCGCACATCGCCATCGACGGGCATCTGAGCAAGACTGGCAAACCGCGCAAGACCGCCATCGACGGGCGGACCTTGCGTCATGCGGGCTACGCGATCAGCCAACGCTGCCGCAAGCGCATCGAGGAGGTGTTCGGCTGGATCAAGGGTGCGGCCGGGCTCGCCAAGGTCAAGGTCCGAGGTCTGGCGCGCGTCAACGCCACCTTCGTCATGGCTTTGTCCGCCTACAATCTCGTCCGCCTGCCCAAGCTCCTGGCGGTGCAATCATGA
- a CDS encoding dihydrolipoyllysine-residue acetyltransferase, translated as MQDITVPDIGDFKDVEVIEIRVKPGDTVAVDDTIIVLESDKATLDVPAPVAGRIAAVMTAQGDRVSQGCVIVTIESSDATPIKSSNGPKPVAAVLPPTPAIAAVPATPVSQAPTVEPASTRDSANVSLPHASPSIRKFARELGADLGRVTGSGPKGRILKEDIQAFVKTRLARGDVQTGGIGGLNLLPWPQIDFAKFGPVERVALSRVRRISGPNLARNAAIIPHVTNFDEADITELEVLRKTLNKEDPDIRLTLLAFVIKAAVATLKAFPAFNASLDGEDVVLKRYYNIGFAVDTPDGLVVPVIKDADRKGILEIAGETARIAVEARAGKLKVADIQGATFTISSLGGIGGTGFTPIINAPEVAILGLTRAQMKPVWNGEAFLPRLIQPVSLSWDHRVVDGVGAARFLVYLGKLLADFRRIAL; from the coding sequence ATGCAAGACATCACTGTTCCCGACATCGGGGATTTCAAGGACGTTGAGGTGATCGAGATCCGGGTGAAGCCGGGCGACACCGTTGCCGTCGACGACACGATCATCGTCCTGGAATCCGACAAGGCCACGCTCGACGTACCAGCGCCCGTCGCCGGCCGCATTGCCGCGGTCATGACCGCACAAGGCGATCGCGTCAGCCAGGGCTGTGTGATCGTAACGATTGAGTCCAGCGACGCAACGCCGATTAAGTCCTCAAATGGGCCCAAGCCGGTAGCTGCGGTCCTGCCCCCGACGCCGGCGATCGCTGCGGTGCCGGCCACGCCTGTGAGCCAAGCCCCTACCGTCGAACCGGCATCCACCCGCGACTCGGCAAATGTCTCACTGCCCCACGCATCGCCTTCGATACGAAAATTCGCGCGCGAATTGGGCGCCGACCTTGGCCGCGTGACCGGCAGCGGGCCGAAGGGCCGTATCCTCAAGGAAGATATCCAGGCCTTCGTCAAAACGCGGCTTGCGCGCGGCGATGTGCAGACGGGTGGCATCGGCGGGCTCAACCTGCTGCCCTGGCCGCAAATCGATTTCGCGAAATTCGGCCCTGTCGAACGGGTCGCGTTGTCGCGCGTGCGCAGGATTTCCGGCCCCAATCTCGCGCGCAACGCGGCCATCATTCCTCATGTCACGAATTTCGACGAGGCCGACATCACCGAGCTGGAGGTGCTGCGCAAAACGCTGAACAAAGAAGACCCGGACATCAGGCTCACGCTGCTTGCCTTCGTCATCAAGGCTGCAGTCGCGACGCTGAAAGCCTTTCCCGCCTTCAACGCTTCGCTCGACGGCGAGGACGTGGTTCTCAAGCGCTATTACAATATCGGCTTCGCGGTCGATACGCCCGACGGGCTCGTGGTGCCGGTGATCAAGGACGCGGACCGCAAAGGTATCCTGGAGATTGCAGGCGAAACCGCCCGCATCGCCGTCGAAGCGCGCGCCGGCAAGCTCAAAGTCGCCGATATTCAAGGTGCGACCTTCACGATCTCGTCGCTGGGCGGAATTGGCGGCACGGGCTTTACGCCGATCATTAACGCGCCGGAAGTCGCCATTCTGGGGCTCACGCGCGCGCAGATGAAGCCGGTATGGAACGGCGAGGCGTTTCTCCCGCGGCTGATTCAACCGGTCAGCCTTTCCTGGGATCACCGCGTCGTGGATGGTGTCGGGGCCGCGCGCTTTCTCGTTTACCTCGGCAAGCTGCTTGCCGATTTCCGACGGATTGCGCTGTGA
- the mdeB gene encoding alpha-ketoglutarate dehydrogenase — MNARTRRGFGEDRADLDPAETLEWRESLEAVVRDGGAERGIFLLRKLEEKAREIGMLSSMQSYSAYRNTIALEKQGAYPGDLALEERLTSIMRWNALAMVERANKAYGELGGHIASYASAAEIFETGFNHFFRGGEDGDLVYYQPHSAPGVYARAFLEDRLSESQLAHYRQEIDGPGLCSYPHPWLMPDFWQFPTGSMGIGPINAIYQARFQRYLEHRGLKDTSARHVWGVFGDGEMDEPEAIGGLTLAAREGLDNLTFIINCNLQRLDGPVRGNGQIIQELEGLFSGAGWNVIKVLWGSEWDALFARDKNHVLLRRFAETVDGEYQNLGAKDGDYNRSKFFQRDPQSAALVAHMSDAEINALKRGGHDFRKLYAAFAAARAHKGQPTVILAKTKKGYGMGGVGESRMTSHQAKKLDADALLAFRDRFALPLSDADTTALRFYKPAEDSPEMEYLRARRNALGGFIPTRRRRSETPLTVPAPDSYAQFALDANGKEMSTTMAVVRMIGALVKDKELGPRIVPIVADEARTFGMANLFRQIGIYAPFGQLYEPEDAGSLLYYKEAQSGQLLEEGITEAGALSSWVAAATSYSVNDLPMLPVYIYYSMFGFQRVGDLIWAAADQRARGFLLGATAGRTTLGGEGLQHQDGTSHVAATMIPNCRAYDAAFAYELAVILDYGMRRMLEEQKDEFFYLTVMNENYAQPSIPAGVEADIVKGLYRLAGKGEETTAPRVRLLGSGTILREAIAAAELLHADFGIASDIYSATSFGELAKEARGVERQNRLDPQVEPVKSHVETMLAGTVPIVAVTDYVRAYPQLIAPYLTARFTALGTDGFGRSDTRAALRRFFEVDRHHIVLAALDTLAREGLVERTLLKDAIARYSIDTTRPAPWTC, encoded by the coding sequence ATGAATGCTCGAACGCGACGGGGATTTGGGGAGGATCGGGCTGATCTGGATCCGGCCGAAACCCTCGAATGGCGCGAATCGTTAGAGGCCGTGGTCCGCGACGGCGGAGCGGAGCGCGGTATCTTTCTGCTGCGCAAACTCGAGGAGAAGGCGCGCGAAATCGGCATGCTTTCGTCCATGCAGTCCTATTCGGCCTATCGCAACACGATTGCACTGGAGAAACAGGGAGCCTATCCGGGCGACTTAGCGCTTGAAGAACGGCTTACCTCCATCATGCGCTGGAACGCGCTGGCGATGGTCGAGCGGGCCAACAAAGCCTATGGTGAACTGGGCGGCCATATCGCGAGTTATGCCTCTGCGGCCGAAATCTTCGAAACTGGCTTTAACCATTTCTTCCGCGGCGGCGAAGACGGCGATCTCGTTTATTACCAGCCACATTCGGCCCCCGGCGTTTATGCGCGTGCCTTCCTGGAAGACCGGCTGAGCGAAAGTCAATTGGCACATTACCGCCAGGAGATCGATGGCCCCGGCCTTTGTTCCTATCCGCATCCCTGGCTGATGCCGGACTTCTGGCAATTTCCCACCGGTTCGATGGGCATCGGCCCCATCAATGCCATCTATCAAGCGCGCTTCCAGCGCTATCTCGAACATCGCGGCCTCAAGGATACGTCCGCGCGCCACGTATGGGGTGTGTTCGGCGACGGCGAGATGGACGAACCTGAAGCGATCGGCGGCCTGACGTTGGCCGCGCGCGAAGGGCTCGACAACCTCACCTTCATCATCAATTGCAATTTGCAGCGCCTCGACGGTCCGGTGCGCGGCAACGGACAGATCATTCAGGAGTTGGAAGGGCTTTTCTCGGGCGCCGGCTGGAACGTGATCAAGGTGCTGTGGGGCTCGGAATGGGATGCTCTGTTCGCACGCGACAAAAACCATGTCCTACTGCGCCGTTTCGCGGAAACGGTGGATGGCGAATACCAAAATCTCGGCGCCAAGGACGGCGACTACAATCGCTCCAAATTCTTCCAGCGCGATCCCCAATCCGCAGCGCTCGTGGCCCATATGTCTGATGCGGAGATCAACGCGCTGAAGCGCGGTGGTCATGATTTCCGCAAGCTCTATGCCGCGTTCGCCGCGGCCCGCGCTCATAAAGGACAGCCCACGGTGATCTTGGCCAAGACCAAAAAGGGCTACGGCATGGGCGGCGTGGGCGAATCGCGCATGACGTCCCACCAAGCCAAGAAGCTCGATGCCGATGCACTCCTTGCCTTCCGGGATCGCTTTGCGCTGCCGCTCTCGGATGCGGATACGACGGCGCTGCGCTTCTACAAGCCGGCAGAGGACAGTCCGGAGATGGAATATCTGCGGGCCCGACGCAACGCGCTGGGCGGCTTCATTCCCACGCGCCGCCGCAGGAGCGAAACGCCGCTTACCGTCCCGGCGCCAGACAGCTATGCGCAGTTCGCGCTTGACGCGAACGGCAAGGAAATGTCCACGACTATGGCCGTCGTGCGGATGATTGGCGCCCTGGTGAAGGACAAGGAGCTCGGGCCTCGCATCGTGCCGATCGTGGCGGACGAGGCACGCACCTTCGGAATGGCCAACCTCTTCCGCCAGATCGGCATCTACGCCCCCTTCGGCCAACTCTATGAGCCCGAGGATGCCGGCTCGCTGCTCTATTACAAAGAGGCCCAGAGCGGCCAATTGCTCGAAGAAGGCATCACCGAAGCCGGTGCGCTCTCCTCTTGGGTCGCGGCCGCCACGTCTTACAGCGTGAACGACCTCCCGATGCTGCCGGTCTACATCTATTATTCGATGTTCGGATTTCAACGTGTCGGCGATCTGATTTGGGCGGCGGCCGATCAGCGTGCCCGCGGCTTTCTCCTCGGCGCCACAGCCGGCCGCACCACGCTGGGCGGCGAGGGTCTGCAGCATCAGGACGGCACCAGCCATGTCGCCGCGACCATGATTCCCAATTGTCGCGCCTACGATGCTGCCTTCGCCTATGAGCTTGCCGTCATTTTGGACTACGGCATGCGCCGCATGCTCGAAGAGCAGAAAGATGAATTCTTCTATCTGACCGTAATGAACGAAAACTACGCGCAACCCTCGATTCCGGCGGGCGTCGAAGCCGATATCGTCAAGGGACTTTATCGTCTCGCAGGCAAAGGCGAGGAGACGACCGCGCCGCGCGTTCGCCTGCTTGGCTCTGGGACCATCCTGCGCGAGGCGATCGCCGCGGCTGAATTGCTGCATGCCGATTTCGGCATCGCCAGCGACATTTATAGTGCCACCAGCTTCGGCGAATTGGCCAAGGAGGCGCGCGGGGTCGAACGCCAGAATCGTCTCGATCCCCAGGTCGAACCGGTCAAGAGCCATGTCGAAACAATGCTTGCCGGGACGGTCCCAATTGTTGCGGTCACGGATTATGTGCGCGCCTATCCGCAACTGATCGCGCCGTATCTGACCGCGCGCTTCACGGCGCTCGGCACCGACGGTTTTGGGCGCAGCGACACGCGGGCCGCGCTGCGCCGCTTTTTCGAAGTCGATCGTCACCATATCGTGTTGGCTGCGCTCGATACGCTGGCGCGCGAGGGGCTCGTCGAACGCACGCTGCTGAAGGATGCCATCGCGCGCTATAGCATCGATACGACGCGACCCGCACCCTGGACCTGTTAA
- the lpdA gene encoding dihydrolipoyl dehydrogenase: MKTGITIPDIGDFKDVPVIEILVAPGARVDINTPLLVLESDKATLEVPSPAAGTITEISVRKGDKVSQGTLVMTLQTVHDAVATVSAASPAPNAAPDADLHAEILVVGGGPGGYTAAFRAADLGHKVVLVERRQTLGGVCLNVGCIPSKALLHAAKVIDEAKEFSAHGIAFGEPAIDLAALQKWKDGVVGRLTSGLSGLARKRNVTVVTGEAMFVTPHSVKVSAGGDVKTIGFDQAIIAAGSEPATLPFLPKDDPRIIDSTAALSVASVPDRLLVIGGGIIGLEMATVYHALGAKVTVVEATDQLIPGADADIVAPLMKRISKKYERVALNTKVVSVFPDEKGIAVRIAGPAGEETAVFDQVLCAVGRKPNGAGIGAEAAGVKIDVHGFIAVDETMRTNIPHIFAVGDVVGQPMLAHKATHQAKIAAEVAAGQNAAFAPRAIPSVAYTDPEIAWVGVTETKAKALGIDYGKGMFPWAASGRALSLARSEGLTKILFDPATHRIIGAGMVGPNAGELIAEAALAIEMGADATDIGLTVHPHPTLSETFAFAAEAFEGTLTDL; encoded by the coding sequence GTGAAGACGGGCATTACAATTCCCGATATCGGCGACTTCAAGGACGTGCCGGTGATCGAAATCCTCGTCGCGCCCGGCGCGCGCGTGGACATCAACACCCCGCTGCTCGTTCTGGAAAGCGACAAAGCCACGCTCGAAGTGCCATCGCCCGCTGCCGGCACCATCACGGAAATAAGCGTGCGCAAGGGCGACAAGGTCAGCCAGGGTACCCTCGTCATGACGCTGCAGACGGTACACGACGCCGTGGCGACGGTTTCCGCTGCGTCGCCTGCGCCAAACGCCGCCCCCGATGCCGATCTGCATGCCGAAATTCTCGTCGTCGGTGGTGGACCGGGCGGCTATACGGCGGCCTTCCGCGCCGCCGATCTCGGCCACAAGGTCGTACTGGTCGAGCGCCGGCAGACGCTTGGCGGGGTATGCCTCAATGTGGGCTGCATTCCCTCCAAGGCGCTTTTGCATGCCGCCAAGGTGATCGACGAAGCAAAAGAGTTCTCGGCCCACGGCATTGCCTTCGGCGAGCCGGCAATTGATCTGGCCGCCTTGCAAAAATGGAAAGACGGCGTGGTCGGCCGGTTGACGTCGGGGCTGTCGGGTCTTGCGCGCAAGCGCAACGTCACGGTCGTAACCGGCGAGGCCATGTTCGTGACGCCGCACAGTGTCAAGGTTTCCGCGGGCGGCGACGTCAAGACGATCGGTTTCGATCAGGCGATCATCGCGGCGGGTTCAGAGCCGGCGACGCTGCCGTTCCTTCCCAAGGATGATCCGCGCATTATCGATTCCACGGCCGCGCTTTCGGTCGCAAGCGTTCCAGACAGGCTGCTCGTGATCGGCGGCGGCATCATCGGCCTCGAGATGGCGACGGTCTATCACGCTCTGGGTGCGAAGGTCACAGTGGTCGAGGCCACCGATCAGCTCATTCCCGGCGCCGATGCCGATATCGTTGCCCCGCTGATGAAGCGCATCTCCAAGAAATATGAACGCGTCGCGCTGAACACCAAGGTGGTCTCGGTCTTCCCCGACGAGAAAGGCATTGCGGTCCGCATTGCCGGGCCGGCGGGCGAAGAGACGGCTGTCTTCGACCAGGTGCTTTGTGCCGTCGGGCGCAAACCAAATGGCGCGGGGATCGGCGCGGAAGCGGCCGGCGTAAAGATTGACGTGCATGGCTTTATTGCAGTCGACGAGACCATGCGCACCAACATACCGCATATATTCGCCGTGGGCGATGTGGTTGGGCAGCCAATGCTGGCGCATAAGGCCACGCATCAGGCAAAAATCGCCGCCGAGGTTGCCGCCGGTCAAAACGCGGCCTTCGCGCCGCGCGCGATTCCCTCAGTGGCCTACACTGATCCGGAAATCGCCTGGGTCGGTGTCACCGAAACCAAAGCCAAAGCCCTCGGCATCGACTATGGCAAGGGTATGTTTCCCTGGGCCGCTTCGGGGCGTGCGCTATCCTTGGCGCGGAGCGAAGGGCTGACGAAGATCCTCTTCGATCCGGCCACGCACCGCATCATCGGCGCTGGGATGGTCGGCCCCAATGCCGGCGAATTGATCGCCGAAGCGGCTTTGGCCATCGAGATGGGCGCCGACGCCACCGACATCGGCTTGACAGTCCATCCCCACCCGACTTTGTCGGAAACATTTGCGTTTGCGGCCGAGGCTTTCGAGGGCACGCTGACTGACCTCTAA